The proteins below are encoded in one region of Ricinus communis isolate WT05 ecotype wild-type chromosome 6, ASM1957865v1, whole genome shotgun sequence:
- the LOC8265373 gene encoding GDP-Man:Man(3)GlcNAc(2)-PP-Dol alpha-1,2-mannosyltransferase, protein MENVIYLFIIPVFTAIFTLLSTFASQIINGRLNRKQAVGFFHPFTNDGGGGERVLWCAVKAIQEESPHLDCVIYTGDHDASPQSLASRATDRFGVNLLYPPMVVHLYKRKWVEETSYPRFTVIGQSFGSIYLAWEALCKFPPLYYFDTCGYAFTYPLARIFGCKVICYTHYPTISLDMISRVRDRSSMYNNNASIARSGWLSRCKIIYYTFFSWMYGFVGSCAHLAIVNSSWTQSHIEKLWKIPNRIKRVYPPCDTSGLQALPLERSVDPPRFVSVAQFRPEKAHSLQLEAFAVAIGKLDADSPRPKLQFVGSCRNNFDEERLQKLQDKAIELKVNGDVEFYKNVLYRDLVSLLGGAIVGMHSMIDEHFGICVVEYMAAGAIPIAHNSAGPKMDIVLEEDGEQTGFLCQNVEEYADAILSVLRMPDTETLKMAAAGRKRANRFSEQRFYEDFKAAIRPIVNQASR, encoded by the exons ATGGAGAATgtgatttatctttttattatccCTGTTTTCACTGCTATATTTACCTTACTGTCAACCTTTGCTTCTCAAATAATCAATGGCAGACTTAACAGAAAACAGGCAGTTGGGTTCTTCCACCCTTTCACTAATGACGGTGGTGGTGGAGAAAGAGTTCTTTGGTGTGCTGTTAAAGCTATACAAGAAGAAAGTCCTCATCTTGACTGTGTAATTTATACTGGTGATCATGATGCTTCTCCTCAATCATTAGCATCTCGTGCGACCGATCGATTTGGTGTTAATTTGCTTTACCCACCAATG GTGGTGCATCTTTATAAAAGGAAATGGGTTGAAGAAACTAGTTATCCTCGTTTCACTGTGATTGGTCAAAGTTTTGGTTCGATTTATCTTGCTTGGGAAGCTTTATGCAAGTTTCCTCCTTTGTATTATTTTGATACTTGTGGATATGCTTTTACTTACCCACTTGCTCGGATTTTTGGATGCAAAGTTATTTGTTACACTCATTATCCTACTATCAGTTTAGATATGATTTCTCGCGTTCGTGATCGGAGCTCAATGTACAACAATAATGCATCAATTGCCAGGAG TGGTTGGCTATCGCGATGCAAAATCATTTACTATACTTTCTTTAGTTGGATGTATGGGTTTGTAGGTTCTTGTGCACACCTTGCTATCGTGAACTCTTCATGGACACAATCTCACATTGAAAAGCTTTGGAAAATTCCTAACCGTATCAAACGAGTCTATCCTCCTTGTGATACATCAGGGCTTCAG GCGCTTCCTTTGGAAAGATCGGTAGACCCTCCAAGATTTGTATCTGTAGCTCAATTTCGTCCTGAGAAG GCACATTCTCTTCAACTTGAGGCTTTTGCTGTCGCCATTGGGAAACTAGATGCTGACTCGCCAAGACCTAAGCTTCAGTTTGTCGGTAGCTGTCGAAACAATTTTGACGAAGAAAGGCTACAGAAATTGCAGGACAAAGCAATTGAACTGAAGGTCAATGGGGATGTGGAGTTCTATAAAAATGTCTTGTACAG GGACTTGGTAAGTCTTTTGGGAGGTGCAATTGTCGGGATGCATTCCATGATAGATGAGCACTTTGGCATCTGCGTTGTAGAGTATATGGCTGCAGGAGCCATACCGATTG CTCATAATTCTGCTGGACCAAAGATGGACATTGTTTTGGAAGAAGATGGGGAGCAAACAGGATTTCTTTGCCAGAATGTGGAAGAATATGCAGATGCCATCTTGAGTGTGT